A section of the Mycolicibacterium anyangense genome encodes:
- a CDS encoding fumarate reductase/succinate dehydrogenase flavoprotein subunit produces the protein MTVEVERHSYDVVVIGAGGAGLRAVIEARERGLRVAVVTKSLFGKAHTVMAEGGCAAAMRNVNTKDSWQVHFGDTMRGGKFLNNWRMAELHAQEAPDRVWELETYGALFDRTKDGRISQRNFGGHTYPRLAHVGDRTGLEIIRTLQQKIVSLQQEDKKELGDYEARIKVFHECSITELIKDGDAIAGAFGYWRETGKFVLFETPAVVLATGGIGKSFKVSSNSWEYTGDGHALALRAGSGLINMEFIQFHPTGMVWPLSVKGILVTEGVRGDGGVLKNSEGKRFMFDYIPEVFKGQYAETEAEADQWLKDNDSARRTPDLLPRDEVARAINDEVKAGRGTPHGGVYLDIASRMTPEEIKKRLPSMYHQFIELAEVDITKDMMEVGPTCHYVMGGIEVDPDSGAGATPGLFAAGECSGGMHGSNRLGGNSLSDLLVFGRRAGLGASDYVRALAHRPTVSDAALEEAAGLALAPFEPKANPENPYTLHAELQQSMNDLAGIIRKEGELQEALAKIDELKARYANVAVEGGRVFNPGWHLAIDLRNMLLVSECVAKAALARTESRGGHTRDDYPKMDSHWRNKLLVCRVAPGDAVVPEVTVTPEQQPVMRPDLLATFELSELEKYYTDDQLAEHPDRKG, from the coding sequence ATGACGGTTGAGGTCGAACGGCATTCCTACGACGTAGTCGTGATCGGTGCCGGCGGCGCGGGCCTACGAGCGGTGATCGAGGCTCGCGAACGGGGCCTGCGGGTGGCCGTCGTGACGAAGTCGCTGTTCGGTAAGGCCCACACCGTGATGGCCGAAGGCGGTTGCGCCGCTGCGATGCGCAACGTCAACACCAAGGACAGCTGGCAGGTTCACTTCGGTGACACGATGCGCGGCGGCAAGTTCCTCAACAACTGGCGGATGGCCGAGCTGCACGCTCAGGAAGCCCCCGACCGGGTATGGGAGCTCGAGACCTACGGCGCACTGTTCGACCGGACCAAGGACGGCCGGATCAGTCAGCGCAACTTCGGCGGCCACACCTACCCGCGGCTGGCCCACGTCGGTGACCGCACCGGCCTGGAGATCATCCGCACCCTGCAGCAGAAGATCGTCTCGCTGCAGCAGGAGGACAAGAAGGAACTCGGCGACTACGAGGCCCGGATCAAGGTCTTCCATGAATGCTCCATCACCGAACTGATCAAAGACGGCGACGCGATCGCGGGAGCCTTCGGCTACTGGCGCGAAACCGGCAAGTTCGTCCTGTTCGAGACGCCGGCCGTGGTGCTGGCCACCGGCGGTATCGGTAAGTCGTTCAAGGTGTCGTCGAACTCCTGGGAGTACACCGGCGACGGACACGCCCTGGCGCTGCGCGCGGGTTCCGGCCTGATCAACATGGAGTTCATCCAGTTCCACCCCACCGGTATGGTCTGGCCGCTGTCGGTCAAGGGCATCCTGGTCACCGAGGGTGTGCGCGGTGACGGCGGTGTTCTGAAGAACTCCGAGGGCAAGCGCTTCATGTTCGACTACATCCCCGAGGTGTTCAAGGGGCAGTACGCCGAGACCGAGGCGGAAGCCGATCAATGGCTCAAGGACAACGACTCGGCGCGTCGCACGCCGGACCTGCTTCCCCGCGACGAGGTGGCCCGGGCCATCAACGATGAGGTCAAGGCCGGCCGCGGCACGCCGCACGGCGGTGTGTACCTCGACATCGCCTCCCGGATGACGCCCGAGGAGATCAAGAAGCGCCTGCCGTCGATGTACCACCAGTTCATCGAGCTGGCCGAGGTCGACATCACCAAGGACATGATGGAGGTCGGTCCGACCTGCCACTACGTCATGGGTGGTATCGAAGTCGACCCCGATTCCGGTGCCGGCGCGACGCCGGGCCTGTTCGCTGCGGGTGAGTGCTCGGGCGGTATGCACGGTTCCAACCGGCTGGGCGGCAACTCGCTGTCGGATCTGCTGGTGTTCGGCCGCCGCGCCGGGCTCGGAGCGTCCGACTACGTCCGGGCGCTCGCCCACCGGCCCACGGTGTCGGATGCGGCGCTCGAGGAGGCCGCCGGCCTGGCATTGGCGCCGTTCGAGCCGAAGGCCAATCCCGAGAATCCCTACACCCTGCACGCCGAGCTCCAGCAGTCGATGAACGACCTGGCCGGGATCATCCGCAAGGAAGGCGAGCTGCAGGAGGCACTGGCCAAGATCGACGAGCTCAAGGCGCGCTATGCCAACGTCGCCGTCGAAGGCGGGCGCGTCTTCAACCCGGGCTGGCACCTCGCGATCGACCTGCGCAACATGCTGCTGGTCAGCGAGTGTGTCGCCAAGGCCGCGCTGGCGCGCACCGAGAGCCGGGGCGGGCACACCCGCGACGACTACCCGAAGATGGATTCGCACTGGCGCAACAAGCTGCTGGTCTGCCGGGTCGCTCCCGGTGATGCGGTGGTGCCCGAGGTGACGGTGACGCCCGAACAGCAGCCGGTGATGCGGCCCGACCTGCTGGCCACGTTCGAGCTGTCCGAGCTCGAGAAGTACTACACCGACGATCAACTGGCCGAGCACCCGGACCGGAAGGGCTGA